TCAGTGCAGCCTGGGGGTAATGGCGGTGGCAGTGAAGCAGTGGCTACGAGGAAAGTGGAGGCGAAAATGAGAGGAAAAATGGCAGTCATGTTTCTGAGAGAAAAGAGAGTGAGAATTTGGTGGTTGGTTTGGATAGTCTGTTTGCAGAGGTTAGTTACAGCCTTTCTAGCACCGTGGCACGCTTCCAAAACTTGCGAACGAGAATATGATGGCGGGAAAGGTTTTGTTTGTAAGTAGAATTTGACAAAAGTACCCTTCCAAATCATTGAACGACGCCGCATCCATTCGATGCACAAAGTGATGCTGGTAGGCTGGGCAAATTTCGATTCAAACCAAAAACTTGAATTGAATTAAGTCAATTCAGTTTAAtcgattcgattttaaaatttaattagttcagttcgattttaaattataaaaatttcgattatttcggttcagttcgattttaaaatttaatcagttcagttcgattttaaattataaaaattgtaattatttcggttcggtttgattttaaagagaaaaaatcacttaaatcaaaccgaactgaataataatttatatgttcaaatcgaatcaaattgaactgaatcaatttttgaattgatttgtttttataggaaatttatgaattatatttaattatatatatatattaattatttaattttattgattaatggttattaggttcaaaccaaagtcaaaattagatcaaataaattgaaaatcaagtctaaattaaaaaatcatcaaaaatcaaaaccaatgaatttaaaccgaaccgaaccgaaatagatctattcgattcgatttgattttttatcaattttagttCAATTCAGTTTTCAAAATATATaacttgatttttataatttaattcgattcgattcaattttttattaattttagtttaattcaattttcaaaatatataatttaaattttataatttaatttaattctatttaaTTCGGTGTGAATCAAATGCCCACCCCTAGATGTTGGCGGTAGTGACTAATGAGTGACATTCATCGGCCTTTTCTGTTATTTTCAATTTTGCCATTGAAATTTGGGATCATCATGCCTgatgtttcattttgggtattgttacgaaaataattttaaaaaaatattgttatgaaaataattttaaaaaaatattgttacaatttttttttctttttttttttttacaaaaggcCATGCACATTAAAAGCCCTAAAAGGCCGAAGGTTTATAATCTCTAAAAAGGCCTAAGGTTACACGTAGATAAAAAGGTCAAGGCCGAATAACACATAAAGGATCCAATCTTTGAAGAAGCCTAAGCTCAACACCAttagcaataaaaaaaaaaaaaaaaaatagaaggcTTGAGCTCAGAATACTAGACCCATGGCAAGCATAAATGACCTCATGCCGATAGCAACAGGGGAATCGTACGTCATCTATTTATTTCACAGAAGATTatacaatattttttatatatataaaaataatatttttttttcatataaaaataagttttttttaatataaaaaataaattttatattattatgaaagaTGATATATACACTGGATGCATCTAAtaatttcttcttattttacattataaatttactatcattaaaaaaatcttataaatattaattattcttCTCATTTATAAACACTTGATAaactacatttaaaatatttatcacACAAATTAATTTTGCCGCATACTTATTGCATAAAATATTGCAACACTTCTTACATCAAACTGTCTCAAATTGTAATATTTTACTGTCTTTTTATGAAGAGGACATAAAAAACGAGGGAGGGTAAATTTATAAAATACGTTAGTGTTGCGTTTAGATGCATGAATTgggattttaattatttaatttaaaatttgaaatttattaatttaaaaatttttcatttgactaataaaaaaaattttcaaattttgaacttgaaatttattattaaaatagttaATCAGCCATAAACAATTCATCAACCACTCCTGGTTCAATTCGGTCAACATAGAATTTAAGAGATGtaaactttttatttatttatttatttttttccttttaacttCCAAGGAACATTCAACTCAACTTTCtcatcttaattaactctaatttCTAGTCCTATTTGAACATAGATTCAACAGATATGAATTAAGGGAAGCAATTGGGTGTTATTGTTAAGTTTAATTCTGAATTTAACATCAACTTTGATTAAAATGTCTGCTATCAAGAAAGAAATGTATTCTAAATTACAACTTGCGGTAGCCAGACTTCAATTAGTTAGGATTAAGGATTTGTTGTATCAAGTACTTTCTTTAACTCACAAACAGGAaataatgttttcttttccccatTTGAGGAGATAATTTAAACTTGCGAGCCTAGCTTGCCATCTGGTTCAACTTGGTCCCCATCTCCCACTATGCGCTTCCAGAACCAATGATTTTGCCAGAGAAGATATACCTCTTCAATTGGCACTTGCTTTGTTTCTGGCAGCAAGAAGAATATGAAGCTGCTCATTATCAAAATCAAGCCAGCAAACAGCAAAAAGATTCCATATCGAAGGTGGCAGAGTGACACCAGGAAACACTGTGCTATCAGAGCTGTGAAGAGCATGTTGACACAGACCACCATACTCTGGCCAGCTGATCTCGTCTCCAGTGGGAAGATCTCGCTCGGAACCAGCCAACCAAGAGGGCCCCAAGATCTTCCATATGCCAAGACAAACAAGCAAATGATTATCACAAGGAAGATGCCAATTCCTTTTGGGAGGGTTACCCCTTGTCCAAACTTCAGCGCCAAAGTTATAGCCACAGCCACCTGCAAAACAAACGGTGAAGTGAGTATTTGGTAGTTAATGGCTTCACAAAGAGTTAAAGAGAATGGGAAGTCTTGAGAATTGTGGTTACCATGAAGCAGAACATCTCAGTTCCAGCTTCCAGAAAGAAAGCTCTTCTTCCAAATTTGTCAACTAAAGCCATTGAAATGAGGGCACCGACAACAAGTGCTCCACTGGTTATGACGGATGAATATAGAGATGCCCCAGAACCAAAACCCAAGCTCTGAAATATTACAGGAGCATAGAAGAGTATAGAATTCATGCCAGTAAGCTGTTGAAATGCAGGGATTCCCAAAGCCCCTATTATTAATTGGGGGCGATTCTTTCTCTTGAGAAGGTTCTTAAACGGGTGCTCTATGGCTCTTGCAGCATTGCTTGCATCAATAAGATCAGCAAATTCAGCATCAACTTTTGCTGTCCCTCTAATTTTCTCCAAtacttttcttccttcttctaatCTGCCTTGTTCTACAAGACTGTTGGGAGTCTCAGGGAGGAAAACTCCCCCAACAAACATTAGAGTCGCAGGAACTGTGGCTAAACCAAGAGATAACCTCCATCCCCATGGATGGATTTTTTCAGTTCCATAATTTATTAGGTTGGCAATCAGGATTCCTAAACAGGTTGTCAATTGGAACAATTGGTTAACTGCTCCACGCACTTTTGCAGGAGCCATTTCTGAAAGATACAAGGGAACTGCCTGAAACATTACATCAAGAAAAGAATCAGCACCATAAATGAAGTTGCCATAAGATTTTTGTTTTTGATTGAAATAATTGGACTTACTTGGTTGCCAAATCCAATGCCTACACCAAGCAGGATTCGTCCTATGATCAACATTGAAATGTTCACTGCAGCTGCATTGAGGACTGCTCCTAAAAAGAAGCTTATTGATCCAACAAGAATGCTGGCTCTTCGTCCTTTGTTTCTGGTAACATGGGAGGCTCCAAATGTGGAAACAAGAGCAGCAAAGTACAATGAGGATGTAAAGAGTGTGAGTATTTGGCTATCGTATTTACAGTAATCTGTCTCATGGAGATGTTCTTGCTTCCTTCTATACACTTTCGGGAAGAAGTCTTTCAAGAAATCATCCATGGAGGTGACACCGCCTGAAATAAGCACACAACATATATAATCTTAAATTCAATGCAAAACTTTCTTTTATCTTTTCCTTTTCTATGAGAAAAACCAATTAAGACAACTTGTGCAAGTACTTAAATTTGAAGAATTTTCATCTAATCTCAGTTGCACTGCTTCTGTTGATTATTGGAGATGGTACTTTGTTGGGAAATCTCGTTTACTCTCCCGCAAAACGAGtattggcaaaaaaaaaaaaaaaaaaaaaaaaaaaaaaaacttctctcTCTATTACGGTTTCGCTATCTAAAATTTGGCAATTGGTAATTCATTTTTCGTTTTTCTGGGAAATTCCAACGCTCAAATCACTATCATTTTGATAATACAAACACcatgaaagaaaccagaataaaAATCAAAGCCGTAGAAATTATCTTGTTTGATaacttaaaataaaagaaaacattGTCATTTGGAGTGTTGATAATTCCATCAATAGCCTGTCTATGATATTGTGATGCAGATGTTTACATTAAGAAAAAACAGGTCATTGTTCAAAGTATTGACCAAGAGCTAACAAAGGTAAATAAGAAGAATAGATTAAAACAAAAACTTTGGTCTAGGGGAATTCATGAAGAGAAATCATCATTATTTAAAAACTTTGATAGTACAAAGAGAAGAAAACTAACCAGAAACACCAAGATCATACCCAAAAAGGGATCCTCCAAGAGCTGCAACTATGCAAGCGAATATGAAGTAACCGGTGATCTTATATTCGTAGAGATGAGCCCTTTTGAGGGTTCCTCCATCTGCAAATCCTCCACCAGCCATTAACTCTTTGTGTCTCCCT
The Hevea brasiliensis isolate MT/VB/25A 57/8 chromosome 15, ASM3005281v1, whole genome shotgun sequence genome window above contains:
- the LOC110671093 gene encoding sugar transport protein 14 produces the protein MAGGGFADGGTLKRAHLYEYKITGYFIFACIVAALGGSLFGYDLGVSGGVTSMDDFLKDFFPKVYRRKQEHLHETDYCKYDSQILTLFTSSLYFAALVSTFGASHVTRNKGRRASILVGSISFFLGAVLNAAAVNISMLIIGRILLGVGIGFGNQAVPLYLSEMAPAKVRGAVNQLFQLTTCLGILIANLINYGTEKIHPWGWRLSLGLATVPATLMFVGGVFLPETPNSLVEQGRLEEGRKVLEKIRGTAKVDAEFADLIDASNAARAIEHPFKNLLKRKNRPQLIIGALGIPAFQQLTGMNSILFYAPVIFQSLGFGSGASLYSSVITSGALVVGALISMALVDKFGRRAFFLEAGTEMFCFMVAVAITLALKFGQGVTLPKGIGIFLVIIICLFVLAYGRSWGPLGWLVPSEIFPLETRSAGQSMVVCVNMLFTALIAQCFLVSLCHLRYGIFLLFAGLILIMSSFIFFLLPETKQVPIEEVYLLWQNHWFWKRIVGDGDQVEPDGKLGSQV